Proteins from a genomic interval of uncultured Flavobacterium sp.:
- a CDS encoding sialate O-acetylesterase, with the protein MKSIIKFSVFAILFFIAEKGYSQDPNFHVYLSFGQSNMEGFAKIEPQDKTDVNPRFQVLAAVNCPEMGREKGKWYTAVPPLCRCTTGLTPMDYFGRTMLSNLPQNVKVGVVNVAVGGCKIELFDKNNFESYVADSPDWLKNIVKQYDGNPYARLVEMAKIAQKKGVIKGILLHQGESNTGDTLWPQKVKIVYDNLIKDLNLDPKKVPLLSGETVNEDQNGKCGSMNKIIAKLPQVIPNSYVISSKGCTVETDFLHFNADGYRELGKRYAEKMLSLSGYTLFDGKEPFIVHAPLGFDEVNPNTKEGKIETLSYESKTVGSTRKVTVYTPPGFNKSKKYPVLYLLHGIGGDEKEWLNGGNPNVILDDLYAEGKLQPMIVVMPNGRAMKDDSATGDIMAADKVKAFSVFEKDLLNDLIPFIEKKYPALKDREHRAIAGLSMGGGQSLNFGLGNLDKFAWIGAFSAAPNTKAAEELLPKPEDAKKKLKLLWISCGDKDWLIENSSRTHDYLAKNNVPHIYYIEPGVHDFKVWKNGLYMFSQFLFKDVDPSVFQKYSISTVTIEK; encoded by the coding sequence ATGAAATCAATAATTAAGTTTTCAGTATTTGCAATTCTTTTTTTTATAGCGGAAAAAGGATATTCACAAGATCCAAATTTTCATGTTTATTTGAGTTTTGGACAATCCAATATGGAAGGTTTTGCCAAAATAGAACCTCAGGATAAAACAGATGTTAATCCACGTTTTCAGGTTTTAGCCGCAGTTAACTGTCCTGAAATGGGACGTGAAAAGGGAAAATGGTACACAGCTGTTCCGCCTTTGTGTAGATGTACAACGGGACTAACTCCGATGGATTATTTTGGAAGAACTATGCTATCGAATCTTCCACAGAATGTAAAAGTTGGTGTTGTAAATGTTGCTGTTGGAGGCTGTAAAATTGAACTTTTTGATAAAAATAACTTCGAAAGTTATGTCGCAGATTCTCCGGACTGGTTAAAAAACATAGTAAAACAATACGACGGAAATCCATATGCAAGATTGGTAGAAATGGCAAAAATTGCTCAAAAAAAAGGAGTAATAAAAGGTATTTTACTTCATCAGGGAGAATCCAATACAGGTGATACACTCTGGCCACAAAAAGTAAAAATAGTATATGATAATTTAATAAAAGACCTGAATCTCGATCCTAAAAAAGTACCGTTACTTTCTGGAGAAACCGTAAATGAAGATCAGAACGGCAAGTGCGGCAGCATGAATAAGATAATTGCAAAACTGCCACAAGTTATACCAAACTCTTATGTTATTTCGTCAAAAGGATGTACAGTTGAAACTGATTTTTTACACTTTAATGCTGATGGTTACAGAGAATTAGGAAAACGTTACGCTGAAAAGATGTTATCGCTGTCAGGTTACACATTATTTGATGGCAAAGAACCTTTTATAGTTCATGCTCCTCTTGGATTTGATGAGGTTAATCCAAATACAAAAGAAGGAAAAATCGAAACACTGAGTTACGAATCTAAAACAGTAGGTTCAACCAGAAAAGTGACAGTTTACACGCCGCCGGGATTCAATAAAAGTAAAAAATATCCGGTTTTATATCTTCTTCATGGAATAGGAGGAGATGAGAAAGAATGGTTAAATGGTGGAAATCCAAATGTTATATTGGATGATCTTTATGCAGAAGGAAAGTTACAGCCTATGATTGTAGTAATGCCAAACGGAAGGGCAATGAAAGACGATAGTGCAACTGGCGATATCATGGCTGCCGATAAAGTAAAAGCTTTTAGTGTTTTTGAAAAAGATCTTCTAAATGATTTGATTCCTTTTATTGAAAAAAAATACCCGGCTCTAAAAGACAGAGAACATCGTGCAATTGCCGGATTATCTATGGGAGGCGGACAGTCTTTAAATTTCGGATTAGGGAATTTAGATAAGTTCGCCTGGATAGGAGCATTTTCGGCTGCGCCTAATACTAAAGCGGCAGAGGAATTATTGCCTAAACCCGAAGATGCAAAAAAGAAACTCAAATTGCTTTGGATTTCCTGCGGCGATAAGGACTGGCTTATAGAAAACAGCTCACGCACACACGATTATTTAGCTAAAAATAACGTACCTCATATTTACTATATCGAGCCTGGAGTACATGACTTTAAGGTTTGGAAAAATGGGTTGTATATGTTTTCTCAGTTTTTATTTAAAGATGTAGATCCTTCCGTTTTTCAAAAGTATAGTATTTCTACAGTCACTATTGAGAAGTAA
- a CDS encoding SGNH/GDSL hydrolase family protein produces the protein MNVKIKSIKCIIFFTLLILIAGCTSNKASIKTGEKKDTQNWTGTWATAQMLVEPNNMPPAPGLAQNTLRQIIKVSLGGKQIKLRFSNLFSDQPTAIKSVSVANVIEAPAVDTKTQKILSFKGSPQVILGPNEEVYSDVFDFELKPGQLLAITIHYGEVSSKVTGHPGSRTTSYILEGDHINNESFAGAVKTDHWYTIMGVDISSAKNESNVICLGNSIIDGRGSGTNKQNRWTDILAARLRANKSTAHIGVLNLGIGGNCVVRGGLGPTALNRFDRDVLSQKGTKWLIILEGINDIGGIKKVEDASVTAKEIIDGYKIMIDKVHAKGLKVFGGTILPFEKSFYDAPYKQQARDIVNEWIRAKGNFDAVIDFDKEMASGIGSKTILSDMHDGDFLHPNEKGYQRMGEAVDLDLFK, from the coding sequence ATGAACGTAAAAATAAAGTCTATTAAATGCATTATATTTTTTACTCTCCTAATTTTAATTGCAGGATGCACCTCTAATAAAGCATCAATTAAAACGGGAGAGAAAAAAGATACTCAAAATTGGACAGGCACTTGGGCAACAGCTCAAATGCTTGTTGAACCCAATAATATGCCGCCTGCACCGGGACTTGCACAAAATACGCTTCGTCAGATTATTAAAGTATCGCTTGGTGGTAAACAGATTAAACTGCGATTCTCTAATTTGTTTAGCGATCAGCCTACTGCTATTAAATCAGTAAGTGTTGCCAATGTTATTGAAGCTCCGGCTGTAGATACAAAAACACAGAAAATATTGAGTTTTAAAGGCAGTCCACAAGTAATATTAGGACCTAATGAAGAAGTGTATTCAGATGTTTTTGATTTTGAATTAAAACCAGGGCAGCTTTTAGCCATTACCATTCATTATGGCGAAGTTTCATCAAAAGTAACCGGGCATCCAGGTTCCCGCACAACTTCTTATATTCTCGAAGGAGATCATATCAATAACGAATCTTTTGCAGGAGCCGTAAAAACAGATCATTGGTATACTATTATGGGAGTTGATATCAGTTCGGCTAAAAATGAGAGTAATGTAATCTGTTTAGGAAATTCAATCATTGACGGACGAGGATCTGGAACAAATAAACAGAATCGATGGACAGATATTTTAGCAGCACGTTTGAGAGCCAATAAAAGTACAGCACATATTGGAGTTCTTAATTTAGGAATTGGGGGAAATTGTGTAGTTAGAGGAGGTTTAGGACCAACAGCCTTAAACCGTTTTGACAGAGATGTACTTTCTCAAAAAGGAACCAAATGGCTAATTATTCTCGAAGGAATAAATGATATTGGTGGTATTAAAAAAGTAGAAGACGCATCTGTTACGGCAAAAGAAATTATAGACGGTTATAAAATAATGATTGATAAAGTCCATGCGAAAGGATTAAAAGTATTTGGCGGTACAATTCTGCCATTCGAAAAATCCTTTTATGATGCGCCTTACAAACAACAGGCAAGAGATATTGTAAACGAATGGATTCGAGCTAAAGGTAATTTTGATGCTGTAATCGATTTTGATAAAGAAATGGCTTCAGGGATTGGTTCCAAAACAATTTTATCAGACATGCACGACGGCGATTTTCTGCATCCAAATGAAAAAGGCTATCAGAGAATGGGAGAAGCAGTAGATTTAGATTTATTTAAGTAG
- a CDS encoding TonB-dependent receptor gives MIDFFVTSKLKHLKCFCFLILMFALSFHSNAQTKVTGTVSDASGPIPGANVNLKGAKNGVSTSFDGTYTIDVPSNGVLIFSFIGLKSQEVAVNGRAQINVTLEENSDVLKEVVVIGYGTQMKEAVTGSVASIGGKELSEVPSGNITQALQGRLAGVDLTQTSTKPGASMQIRIRGTRSLTGSNDPLIVLDGVPFAGSIGDINPVDIKSVDILKDASATAIYGSRGANGVILITSNKGRKNQKATFNYNGFSGIKQVFGKYDMMDGAKFGALRNYAGLYTDGVDESRGTNTDWQNSLYGAGEMISHDVTVSGGSERGSYNAGLGYYKEESVLPGQKYERFSIRAGLDQQLGGAFRMGFNTNSNYAVTNGDNIGTGTILGTSPLANPYNADGSLKRTVRMGADENWVYTRKSINNLGESYVNQNRAFSSYNNIFAELKIPGVEGLKYRMNTGLNLRLSNSGYYEGQGVFDVNPTTISNASISNTLSTQWLIENLLTYDKTFAQKHTINFVGLYSNEQYTGNTSQISRNGITSDAFQFYNLGQSEEEAVINPANQDYTQWGLRSYMARLMYSFDNRYFISGTIRSDGSSRLSKGNKWVTYPAVSAGWTVSNESFIKKLIWINLLKVRAGYGETSNQAVNPYATLGALSTRPYNFGTTNSTGVYVTELPNPNLGWEFSTTWNYGLDFGFFNNRLSGTIEYYKTHTKDLLQRVGLPATSGVSSYVANVGETENKGYEISLNGVILDNPKGLSWTVGVNLYSNKNKLVALASGSQRDEANSWFVGYNINSIYDYKKVGIWQEGDPYMSILEPGPTGINQQGTVVGSIKVKYTGDFNPDGSPTRAINASDRQIIETDPDFQGGFNTNLTYKGFDFSAVGAFKSGGVLVSTLYGGASYLNLLNGRRSNVDVDYWTPDNRDAEYPNPRGIRSGDNPKYMSTMGYFDASYVKIRALTLGYTLDQEFMKRVGIEKLRVYFTAQNPFVLFSPYHKQSGMDPETNSYGDENQAVASYQRRFLVIGTNTPTTRNFLFGLNLTF, from the coding sequence CTGTTAATGGGCGAGCCCAAATAAATGTAACGCTTGAAGAGAATTCAGACGTTTTAAAAGAAGTAGTGGTAATTGGTTACGGAACGCAAATGAAAGAAGCGGTAACCGGATCTGTAGCATCTATTGGAGGAAAAGAATTAAGTGAGGTGCCATCTGGAAACATTACTCAGGCACTACAAGGAAGGCTCGCTGGTGTAGATTTGACTCAGACTTCTACAAAACCCGGAGCTTCAATGCAGATTCGTATACGCGGAACAAGGTCTTTAACCGGGAGTAATGATCCTTTAATTGTTCTGGACGGAGTTCCGTTTGCAGGTTCTATAGGAGATATAAATCCTGTTGATATTAAATCTGTTGATATTTTAAAAGATGCTTCTGCAACAGCTATTTATGGTTCGCGTGGTGCAAATGGAGTTATATTGATTACTAGTAATAAAGGGCGTAAAAACCAAAAAGCTACATTTAATTATAACGGATTTAGCGGTATCAAGCAGGTTTTTGGTAAATACGACATGATGGATGGTGCTAAGTTTGGAGCACTTCGTAATTATGCAGGTTTATATACAGATGGAGTTGATGAATCCAGAGGTACTAATACAGACTGGCAGAATTCACTTTACGGGGCTGGTGAAATGATTAGTCATGATGTCACCGTTTCCGGAGGTAGTGAGCGCGGGTCCTATAATGCAGGTTTAGGTTATTATAAAGAAGAGTCTGTTTTACCGGGACAAAAATACGAGCGTTTTAGTATACGAGCAGGTTTAGACCAGCAACTGGGAGGAGCTTTTCGTATGGGATTCAATACTAATAGTAATTACGCCGTTACTAATGGAGATAACATTGGTACAGGCACTATCTTAGGAACTTCTCCTTTGGCTAATCCTTATAATGCAGACGGATCTTTAAAAAGAACAGTTAGAATGGGAGCTGATGAAAATTGGGTTTATACAAGGAAATCTATAAATAATCTTGGAGAATCTTATGTTAATCAAAACAGAGCTTTTAGTTCTTATAACAATATTTTTGCTGAATTGAAGATACCCGGAGTAGAAGGTTTAAAGTATCGCATGAATACCGGATTAAATTTACGCTTGTCTAATAGTGGTTATTATGAAGGACAAGGAGTATTTGATGTAAATCCTACTACAATATCAAATGCGTCTATTAGCAATACCTTATCAACGCAATGGCTTATTGAGAACTTGTTAACTTATGATAAGACTTTTGCTCAAAAGCATACGATCAATTTTGTTGGGTTATATTCGAATGAACAGTATACCGGAAATACTTCCCAGATATCAAGAAACGGAATTACTTCAGATGCATTTCAGTTTTACAACTTAGGGCAGAGTGAAGAAGAAGCCGTTATAAATCCGGCAAATCAGGATTATACGCAATGGGGTCTACGATCGTACATGGCAAGGTTGATGTATTCATTTGACAATCGTTACTTTATTTCAGGTACAATTCGTTCAGATGGTTCATCCAGATTATCCAAAGGGAATAAATGGGTAACCTATCCGGCTGTTTCTGCAGGATGGACAGTTTCTAATGAATCTTTTATAAAAAAACTTATATGGATTAATTTACTGAAAGTACGTGCCGGATATGGTGAAACTTCAAATCAGGCTGTTAATCCGTATGCTACTTTGGGAGCTTTAAGTACGAGACCGTATAATTTTGGAACTACAAATTCTACAGGTGTATATGTTACAGAACTGCCTAACCCGAATTTAGGATGGGAGTTTTCTACAACCTGGAATTATGGATTAGATTTTGGATTCTTTAATAACCGTTTATCAGGTACAATTGAATATTACAAAACACATACAAAAGATCTTCTGCAAAGAGTAGGTTTACCTGCAACATCAGGTGTGAGTAGTTATGTAGCAAACGTTGGGGAAACAGAGAATAAAGGTTACGAAATATCTTTAAACGGAGTTATTTTGGATAATCCAAAAGGGTTGAGCTGGACAGTTGGGGTTAATTTATATTCGAATAAAAATAAATTGGTTGCACTTGCTTCAGGATCTCAAAGAGACGAGGCGAACTCATGGTTTGTAGGTTATAATATTAATTCAATCTATGATTATAAAAAAGTGGGTATTTGGCAAGAAGGTGATCCTTACATGTCTATTTTGGAACCGGGGCCAACTGGTATAAACCAACAAGGAACAGTAGTAGGATCAATAAAAGTTAAATATACGGGAGATTTTAACCCAGACGGTTCGCCAACTCGAGCAATTAATGCAAGTGACAGACAAATCATCGAAACTGATCCTGATTTTCAAGGAGGTTTTAATACAAATCTAACGTATAAAGGCTTCGATTTTTCGGCTGTTGGAGCATTTAAAAGCGGCGGAGTATTAGTAAGTACACTTTATGGAGGAGCAAGTTACCTTAATTTGCTTAACGGTCGTAGAAGTAATGTTGATGTAGATTATTGGACACCGGATAACAGAGATGCTGAATACCCTAATCCAAGAGGTATTAGAAGTGGTGATAATCCAAAATACATGTCAACAATGGGTTATTTTGATGCATCTTATGTAAAAATCAGAGCATTAACTCTAGGATACACATTAGATCAGGAGTTTATGAAAAGAGTAGGTATTGAGAAACTACGAGTTTATTTTACGGCACAAAATCCATTTGTACTTTTCTCTCCTTACCACAAACAGTCAGGAATGGATCCGGAAACAAATTCATACGGAGATGAAAATCAGGCAGTGGCTTCATACCAGCGCAGATTCCTTGTTATTGGAACAAATACACCTACGACCAGAAATTTTTTATTCGGACTTAATTTAACATTTTAA
- a CDS encoding RagB/SusD family nutrient uptake outer membrane protein — protein MKRYIFRNLIIGSVVLFSFAGCSDILEEKPHDFYEPGYFKTEQGVLQGLTSHYAHLRWIYGQAYYYNSVETGTDEATYGQQADGNFKDHDLSGVGVINPTSSRADVVWNNSYNDINTASGIIENGAAVGVASSLIAESRFFRAFDYFLLVQTFGGVPLDLGTGELKFNTKPSRSSKRNTVTEVYTKAIFPDLVAAVNDLPNAPRLTGTATKTLARLILSKAYLTYGWWLENPNNIPTYPDTPRTDPDGHNAQWYFQQAYNLALDGINNPGPYALLDYYYDVNLGSNDRNKELMLYADHTEKSEYYNGASLTYGSGGSPDNFAGWMGTFNYTAIRSKNAAGASVSTVQRAADQFLGRPWVRMVPPIEVFTKTFADKTNDSRYDGTFTSVYRGNWNLSGTGLTNIPTLYNANGLPISPGDAIVTFLNDEPGTPITYPAGAGDNGIGAGVLPGRADYVISPSGISRIVYPGLWKLGPYRTDNAGGLGQPNAGSTRPFPVAKFSELYFVAAEAAVKGATGSMTARDLINVIRARAGKWRWDNNGKVAKNADNSVLLTSATPAVIDINYILAERSREYYGEGYRWYDLVRTQKWNEIAGKYSIGGSNYGQHTPQIVTRTIDPHHYLRPIPQGQLDGMEMSQADKAAYQNPGY, from the coding sequence ATGAAACGATATATTTTTAGAAATTTAATTATAGGGTCAGTAGTTTTGTTCTCCTTTGCTGGCTGCTCCGATATTTTAGAAGAGAAACCACATGATTTTTATGAACCTGGTTATTTTAAAACGGAGCAAGGAGTATTACAGGGATTAACTTCGCATTATGCCCATTTAAGATGGATTTACGGGCAGGCATATTATTATAATTCTGTTGAAACTGGCACTGATGAAGCTACTTACGGACAGCAGGCAGATGGAAATTTTAAAGATCATGACTTGTCAGGAGTTGGTGTTATCAATCCAACTTCGAGTAGAGCAGATGTAGTGTGGAATAACTCGTATAATGATATAAATACCGCAAGCGGAATTATTGAAAATGGTGCAGCCGTTGGTGTAGCAAGCAGCCTTATAGCCGAATCTAGATTCTTTAGGGCATTTGATTATTTTTTACTAGTGCAGACATTTGGAGGCGTGCCTTTAGATTTAGGAACAGGCGAACTAAAATTTAATACTAAACCGTCAAGATCCTCAAAACGAAATACAGTTACCGAGGTTTATACCAAAGCTATTTTTCCGGATTTAGTGGCAGCCGTAAATGACTTACCGAACGCTCCAAGATTAACAGGTACTGCAACTAAAACCTTGGCTCGTTTAATATTGTCAAAAGCATACCTGACATACGGATGGTGGTTAGAAAACCCAAATAATATTCCAACATATCCGGATACACCACGAACAGACCCGGACGGACATAATGCACAATGGTATTTTCAACAGGCATATAATTTAGCTTTAGACGGTATTAATAACCCTGGACCATACGCTTTATTGGATTATTATTATGATGTAAACTTAGGATCTAATGATCGTAATAAAGAATTAATGCTTTATGCAGACCATACAGAAAAAAGTGAATATTATAATGGAGCAAGTCTTACTTACGGAAGCGGAGGTTCTCCGGATAATTTTGCAGGATGGATGGGAACATTTAATTATACGGCTATAAGAAGTAAAAATGCTGCCGGAGCTTCGGTTTCGACTGTGCAGCGTGCAGCTGACCAATTCTTAGGTCGCCCGTGGGTAAGAATGGTACCGCCAATTGAAGTTTTTACAAAAACATTTGCAGATAAAACAAATGATTCAAGATATGACGGAACATTTACTTCTGTTTACCGTGGAAATTGGAATTTGAGTGGAACCGGATTAACCAATATACCAACATTGTACAATGCTAATGGGTTACCAATAAGCCCGGGGGACGCTATCGTAACTTTCCTTAATGACGAACCGGGTACACCAATTACATATCCCGCTGGAGCAGGTGATAACGGTATTGGAGCCGGAGTTTTACCAGGCAGAGCTGATTATGTAATTTCTCCATCAGGAATAAGCCGAATAGTATATCCCGGTTTATGGAAATTAGGGCCATACCGCACTGATAATGCCGGAGGATTAGGACAGCCAAATGCCGGAAGCACCAGACCATTTCCGGTTGCTAAATTTTCAGAACTTTATTTTGTTGCGGCAGAAGCGGCAGTAAAAGGAGCAACTGGTTCTATGACTGCAAGAGATCTTATAAATGTAATAAGAGCCCGTGCCGGAAAATGGCGCTGGGATAATAATGGGAAAGTAGCAAAGAATGCAGACAATAGTGTTTTATTAACAAGTGCAACTCCTGCAGTAATTGACATTAATTATATTCTGGCTGAACGTTCTCGCGAATACTATGGTGAAGGATATCGTTGGTATGATCTGGTAAGAACTCAAAAATGGAATGAAATAGCCGGAAAATATTCAATTGGTGGATCAAATTACGGACAGCATACGCCACAGATTGTTACAAGAACGATAGATCCGCATCATTATTTGCGTCCAATACCGCAGGGCCAGTTAGATGGTATGGAAATGTCACAAGCAGATAAGGCAGCTTATCAAAATCCTGGATATTAA
- a CDS encoding glycoside hydrolase family 43 protein, translated as MKQRILFFLLPILFLFSFKALAASDTLVKKKSKKAPVFSNVVYNGDDQVYKNNPLKPDEFYTPILQGCYPDPAITRKGDDYYMVCSSFAMFPGVPIFHSKDLVNWTDLGGILNNVSEFNPHDTGISAGVYAPGITYNPHNDTFYMIVTAFSGGLGNIIVKTKDPMKGWGSPIKLDFGGIDPSIFFDENGKAYIVHNDAPDKGKELYEGHRVIKVWEYDTNTDKVIPGTDKIIVDGGVDLSKRPIWIEAPHLYKKSGKYYLMCAEGGTGGNHSEVIFISDNPKGPFKPSSNNPILTQRYFPKDRTNKVDWAGHADLIQGPNNKYYGVFLGIRPNEKDKVNMGRETFILPVDWSGEFPVFENGLVPMQSKLKMPAGATNNTGKEDFFPNGNFTFTENFTSKKLDYRWIGLRGPRENFISVSKKGLEITPFEVNIKEVKPTSTLFYRQQHNTFSFTTTVDYKPQSEKDLAGIVCLQNERFNYVFGITKKENDTFIVLERTEKGQSKIIASSKIKVTNSLRLQVKATGDSYEFSYAVNGVDFENLGGTVSGDILSTNVAGGFTGALVGLYATSANDARPQ; from the coding sequence ATGAAGCAGCGAATACTATTTTTCTTATTACCAATATTGTTTCTTTTTTCTTTTAAAGCGTTAGCAGCCAGCGATACCCTTGTAAAAAAGAAAAGTAAAAAAGCTCCTGTTTTTTCCAATGTCGTTTACAACGGTGATGATCAGGTTTATAAAAATAATCCGTTAAAACCTGACGAGTTTTATACGCCAATTTTGCAGGGATGTTATCCTGATCCTGCTATTACCAGAAAAGGAGATGATTACTATATGGTATGTTCTTCATTTGCCATGTTTCCTGGCGTGCCAATTTTTCACTCTAAAGATTTAGTCAATTGGACAGATTTAGGAGGTATTCTAAATAACGTATCAGAATTTAATCCGCATGATACAGGAATTAGTGCTGGAGTGTATGCGCCCGGAATTACCTATAATCCGCATAATGATACTTTTTATATGATTGTTACAGCATTTTCCGGAGGTCTTGGAAATATTATTGTTAAAACAAAAGATCCTATGAAAGGATGGGGAAGCCCGATAAAATTAGATTTCGGCGGCATCGATCCTTCCATCTTTTTTGATGAAAATGGCAAAGCTTATATTGTCCATAATGATGCACCGGATAAAGGAAAAGAATTATACGAAGGACATCGCGTAATTAAAGTTTGGGAATATGATACAAATACAGATAAAGTAATTCCCGGTACAGATAAAATTATTGTAGACGGAGGCGTAGATCTTTCTAAAAGACCTATCTGGATTGAGGCTCCGCATTTATATAAAAAAAGCGGAAAATATTATTTAATGTGTGCCGAAGGTGGAACAGGAGGAAATCACAGTGAGGTTATTTTTATTAGTGATAATCCGAAAGGACCTTTCAAACCATCATCAAATAATCCCATCCTTACCCAGCGTTATTTTCCAAAAGACAGAACTAACAAAGTAGATTGGGCAGGTCATGCAGATTTAATTCAGGGACCGAATAATAAATATTACGGCGTTTTCTTAGGTATTCGCCCTAATGAAAAAGACAAGGTAAACATGGGAAGAGAAACTTTTATACTTCCTGTAGACTGGTCTGGTGAATTTCCTGTTTTTGAAAACGGATTAGTTCCCATGCAGTCAAAACTAAAAATGCCAGCCGGAGCCACAAACAATACAGGAAAAGAGGATTTTTTTCCTAATGGAAATTTCACTTTTACCGAAAATTTCACTTCTAAAAAATTAGATTACAGATGGATCGGATTAAGAGGTCCTCGTGAAAACTTTATTTCAGTAAGTAAAAAAGGTTTAGAAATAACACCATTTGAAGTAAACATAAAAGAAGTTAAACCAACTTCTACACTTTTTTACAGACAGCAGCACAATACATTTTCATTTACAACAACAGTTGATTACAAACCGCAGTCAGAAAAGGATTTAGCCGGAATTGTCTGCCTTCAAAATGAGCGTTTTAATTATGTATTTGGAATCACAAAAAAAGAAAATGATACTTTTATTGTATTGGAAAGAACAGAAAAAGGACAGTCAAAAATTATAGCAAGTTCTAAAATCAAAGTAACAAATTCACTTCGTTTGCAGGTAAAAGCGACAGGAGACAGTTATGAATTTAGTTATGCTGTCAATGGAGTTGATTTTGAAAATTTAGGAGGAACAGTTTCAGGAGATATTCTTTCAACAAATGTTGCCGGAGGTTTTACCGGAGCATTGGTAGGTTTGTATGCTACTTCTGCAAATGATGCTCGTCCACAATAG